Part of the Pirellulales bacterium genome is shown below.
CGTTCTTCACCTCGGTCTCGTACTGCACGACGCTGTTCTTTGGAATGCCGATGCTGTAAAGTCCGGCGCCGAGCGCGGAGAGCCCGCCCGTCACGACGGCGCCCTCGAGCGCTCCGACAATCCACCCCACAAGTGGCCCGGCCACGAGCAGTTGACCGACGCCGGGCACCCAGAAGAAGGCGGAACCGAACAACAGCCCCCAGAAGCCGCCCCAGAACGCCCCCAGCTTGCCCCAGTAGGCCATGCGGTCGCCGGCGGTGTAGTAGCCGACGACGTGCTCTTCCGTGTGATAGTCCTTGCCGACGATCGACAGCTTCTGCATGTCAAAACCATCTCGCTGCAGCTCGCGGATGGCGTTTTCGGCCTGTTCGTGCGATTCATAGACCGCGACGACGGAGTTCGTGTTAGACATTTTGAGTTTCCTCCCATTACCTTTCGTTGTTTCATAGCGAAACAAAAAAAGCCGACGTGGCGGAATACCCGGAGGTGCTCCACCACGTCGGCTTACTCTTAAACGAGCCCTCCGGCAAAAGCCGGGTTGCTCTTCAACTAGTCATCCGACCAACTTTGAATCAGCCTTGAACCAAGCAGTTAGCTACGGCACTCGGCTGACGCGTGCATTGTAGGGGAACCGGCGAGTAATGCAAGGTACTAACCGGCTGGATTGCATCATGATCCCGATGCCTCGTTCGGGCTGGGATTGTGCCAACAGCCGCTTGAAGCGATGATCGCGTCCGCCTCTTTCGGTCCCCAACTACGGCGTTTGTAGGGGCGGGCCCGGTGGTGGGTCTTCAGCACGGGATCGACCACCGCCCAGGCGGCCTCGACCGCGTCTTCGCGGGTGAAGAGCGCTCCATCGCCGGTCATGGCGTCGCCCAACAGCCGCTCGTAGGGCGATTCCTCCCCGGGGCGTTCTTCAAGCAGGAAGA
Proteins encoded:
- a CDS encoding general stress protein, which translates into the protein MSNTNSVVAVYESHEQAENAIRELQRDGFDMQKLSIVGKDYHTEEHVVGYYTAGDRMAYWGKLGAFWGGFWGLLFGSAFFWVPGVGQLLVAGPLVGWIVGALEGAVVTGGLSALGAGLYSIGIPKNSVVQYETEVKNGKLLLVAHGTADEVERARNILGQTQAKTTAVHCEPAEVGV